The Rudaeicoccus suwonensis sequence GCGCTGCCATCTCCTCGACAAGGACGCCGCCATGCCCGCAGATCTCGAAGTCTCCATCGACATCAACGCCACCCCGGCGCAGGTCTGGGCCGTGGTCTCCGATCTGACCGCCATGCCGCGTTGGAGCCCGCAGACCAAGAAGGTCTTCCTGCGCGGCGGCCCACTGCGCGTCGGCAGCAAGATGCTCAACGTCAACAAGCTGGGCTGGCGCGTCTGGCCGACACAGAGCGTGGTGACCGCCTACGAGCCGGATCACCTGGTGGCCTTCAAGGTCCTGGAGAACCATGCCGTGTGGAGCTTCGAGTTGACACCGCTGGATGACGGCGTGCGCACGAAGGTCACCCAACGACGCGACGTCTCGACCGGCACGACGGTCGTGTCCCGTCAGCTGATCGACAAGGCCATGGGCGGTGAGGAGCGTTTCGAGAAGGGCCTCACCACCGGAATGCGCCAGACGTTGCAGCGCATCCGCGACGAGGTCATGTCGTGACCGTCTGCACCCGACGACCATGACCTCGTGCCTGTTCTGTGACATCGCCACCGGCGCACTGCCCGCCACGGTCGTCGCCGAAACCACC is a genomic window containing:
- a CDS encoding SRPBCC family protein, producing the protein MPADLEVSIDINATPAQVWAVVSDLTAMPRWSPQTKKVFLRGGPLRVGSKMLNVNKLGWRVWPTQSVVTAYEPDHLVAFKVLENHAVWSFELTPLDDGVRTKVTQRRDVSTGTTVVSRQLIDKAMGGEERFEKGLTTGMRQTLQRIRDEVMS